The window CGCCCAGGAGCGCCTGCTCCAGCTCGAAGCGCAGCACGATGTGCAGGTTGTACGTCACCTCATCGGCGTCCACGCGGATGAACGACGGCCGCACGGCGTTGATGGCGAAGTGGAAGGCGTCGAGGCTCACGTCGCCGAGGGCGGCGGGGAAGAACTGGCGGGCGATGGGGAAGAAGTGGCGCCAGAAGGCGTGGCTGCGGGCCACGAGGTTCTCCCACATCCGCGACTGCGATTCGTGGATGCCCAGGGACACGCACTCGCCGCGCGGCGTGCCCCAGTGCTCGGCGGGCAGGCCCTGGTCGTAGAGGCCGTGGCCCGCCTCGTGGAGGATGCTGAAGAAGGCGTCGCCGAAGTCGTGCTCGTTGTAGCGGGTGGTGAGGCGCGTGTCGCCCGGCCCGAGGCCCGAGCAGAAGGGGTGGGCCACCGTGTCGAGGCGGCCCGCCTCGAAGTCGAAGCCGATCGCTGCCGCGGCCACCCGCCCGAACATCTCCTGCTGGGGCAGGGGATAGGAGCGGGCGAGGAGCGCCGCGTCGGGCCGGCGGCTCGCGCCCTGGATGGCGTCGAGCAGCTTCACCAGCTCGTCGCGCAGCGGCCCGAGCACGCCGGCGATCCAGGCCGTCGTGGCGCCCGGCTCGTAGTCCTCCAGCAGCGCGTCGTAGCGGTTGCCGCTGTGGCCGTAGCAGTCGGCCTCGCGGACCTTCAGGGCCACGACCCGCTCGAGCCAGGGGCGGAAGCGGGCGAAGTCGCTCCTCTTCCGCGCCTCCACCCATTCGCCGTGGGCGAGCGAGGTCACCCGGGCGAGTTCCTCGACGAGGTCGCGGGGCAGCCGGGTCGCGCGGTCGTAGCTGCGGCGCAGCTCGCGCACGTTCACCGCCGCATCGGAGAGAGGGTCGGCCACCACGTCGCTGCCTTCGGCGGCGGCGATCAGCTCGCCGATGCGCGGGTCGGTGAACTGCGCGTGGGTCATGCCCGCCAGCAGCGCGAGCTGGCTGGCGCGGTGTTCGGCGCCCTTGCGCGGCATGTAGGTTTCGCGGTCCCAGTGCAGCACGCCGGCGCACGAGCCGAGCAGCGCGGTCTCGCGCACGCGGCGGATGAGTTCCTCGTAGGCCTGTCGGGGCGAATCGGGCATCGAAGGCTCCTCGAAACCAGGCGCGGGCAGCGCCGCCCGCCAGGGGGGTTGGGCCGACGCGGGCCTCGTCGGCCGAGCCGAGCATAGCGGCATCGCCCTTTGCGATCAAGGCCGACATGGCTCGGAAGCGGTTGCGATGTGGACTCTGGCCTTCGCCAGGGGCACAGACTGCGCCTGGAACCGACCCGCGAGCCCCCCTATCCCTCCCGAACGTTTCTCTCGTCCCTACGCTCCGCGTGGGGACGGGCCTCTTGGCCGCTCCGCGGCCTCTTCTCTTCGGCGCGCGCCGGAGTGGGAACCTCCCGCGGGTTGCGAACCCGCGGGAGGTCGGGGTTGGACGCGGGAGCGTCCGCATCATCGCCCCCACGCGGAGCGTAGGGGCGAGCATGATTTCCAACTTCTTTCCTCGTCCCTACGCTCCGCGTGGGGACGGGCCTCTTGGCCGCTCCGCGGCCTCTTCTCTTCGGCGCGCGCCGGAGTGGGAACCTCCCGCGGGTTGCGAACCCGCGGGAGGTCGGGGTTGGACGCGGGAGCGTCCGCATCATCGCCCCCACGCGGAGCGTAGGGGCGAGAAAGAGAAGGTGGCAGAGCGTAGGGGCGAGAATGAAGAAGCGCAGGGGCAAGCATGAGAGCCCCTCTCCCGAACGTTCCAATGCGTTCGGGAGGGCAGTGTCCTCAGAAGGCGCGCTTCCTCTCGCTCCTTCGGAGCTCCCGTAGCCACCTGCCATTCCCGCCCACTCCATTCCTCGACTTGCGGCTTGACCTGCGCAGGCTCCGTGCTATAATTCAGGCATCCCCGCGGCCGGTCATCCCCTTCCCGAGGAACCCCCTGCGTGACAATCCTTGAGGGAATCGGACTCGGAGCGCTGCAAGGCCTCACCGAGTTCCTGCCGGTGTCGAGTTCCGGGCATCTGGTGCTGGCGCGCGCTTTGTTCAGGATCGAAGGGGCGCCGGTGGCGATGGAGGTCTTCCTGCACGCGGGGTCGCTTGTGGCGATCCTGGCGTTCTTCCGCCGCGAGATTCTCTCGCTGCTCACGGTGCGGCGCCACCTGGTGCCGGCGCTGATCGTGGGCACCCTGCCGGCCGCCGTGCTCGGGCTCGGCCTCAAGGGGCGCATCGAGTGGCTCTTCGAGAACCCCGTGGGGGTGGGCATCGGCCTGCTCCTGAGCGGCACGGTGCTGTGGGTGGGCGAGCGGCTGGCGACCAACCACCGGCCCCTCGACGCCGTGGGGGTCGAGATCGGCTTCTGGGTGGGGATCGCGCAGGCGATCGGCCTGGCCCCCGGCGTGTCGCGCTCGGGGATGACCGTGAGCGCCGGCCTGGCCAGCGGCCTCGAGCGGGGCGCGGCGGTGGCCTTCGCCTTCCTGCTGGGGGCCATCGCGATCGCGGGCGCCACGGTGCTCAAGCTCCGGGAGATCGCCGACCTGGGGCAGGTCTCGCTCGCGCCCATGCTGGCGGGATTCGCCGCCTCCGTGCTCACGAGCCTCGGCTCGCTGGCCGCGCTCTCCTTCATCGTGCAACGCAAGTGCTTGTCAGTGTTCGCGATATACTGTTATTGCGTCGGCGCGGCAGTATTGCTTGCAAAGCTTACCGGCGTGTGGTAGAATACCGACGTTCGCTCTCTCCCCGTGATGCGCGCCCCGAGGCGCGCCGCTGATCTCCCCGTACCAAGCCGAACCTCGCTCCGAGGGTAGCCATGAAACGGTTTCTGGTTGCGCGCGTGGTTGTTTCCCTCGTAGTTCTGGGACTTTGCGCGTTCGCGGCCGTGAGCCTGGTGACGTTCAGGACGACGGACCTGCCGGCCTACAGCTTGCCGCCCACGTCGCCGCCGCAGAATGGCTGCGGGCTGTTGGGCGCGCGGCTGGCCGACTTCCTGCTCCAGGGGCTGGGCACGTGCTCGTACGTCCTCATCGTGCTCCTGGGCGCCTGGGCGGTGCTGAACCTGCTGGGCAAGGGGCTCGAACAACTCGCCGTGCGCGCGCTCGGGGCGGTGCTCCTGATGGTCTGCGCGTGCACGTTCGCGGCCGC is drawn from Planctomycetota bacterium and contains these coding sequences:
- a CDS encoding carboxypeptidase M32 produces the protein MPDSPRQAYEELIRRVRETALLGSCAGVLHWDRETYMPRKGAEHRASQLALLAGMTHAQFTDPRIGELIAAAEGSDVVADPLSDAAVNVRELRRSYDRATRLPRDLVEELARVTSLAHGEWVEARKRSDFARFRPWLERVVALKVREADCYGHSGNRYDALLEDYEPGATTAWIAGVLGPLRDELVKLLDAIQGASRRPDAALLARSYPLPQQEMFGRVAAAAIGFDFEAGRLDTVAHPFCSGLGPGDTRLTTRYNEHDFGDAFFSILHEAGHGLYDQGLPAEHWGTPRGECVSLGIHESQSRMWENLVARSHAFWRHFFPIARQFFPAALGDVSLDAFHFAINAVRPSFIRVDADEVTYNLHIVLRFELEQALLGGDLPVADLPGAWNERFTRLLGLTPPDDAQGCLQDTHWSGGGIGYFPTYTLGNLAAAQLFAAASRAIPDLRDQFARGHFADLLGWLRTNIHQQGMRHRAPRLIEVVTGRPLSHEPLMAHLWGKFGALYGL
- a CDS encoding undecaprenyl-diphosphate phosphatase — protein: MTILEGIGLGALQGLTEFLPVSSSGHLVLARALFRIEGAPVAMEVFLHAGSLVAILAFFRREILSLLTVRRHLVPALIVGTLPAAVLGLGLKGRIEWLFENPVGVGIGLLLSGTVLWVGERLATNHRPLDAVGVEIGFWVGIAQAIGLAPGVSRSGMTVSAGLASGLERGAAVAFAFLLGAIAIAGATVLKLREIADLGQVSLAPMLAGFAASVLTSLGSLAALSFIVQRKCLSVFAIYCYCVGAAVLLAKLTGVW